A genomic region of Arachis hypogaea cultivar Tifrunner chromosome 5, arahy.Tifrunner.gnm2.J5K5, whole genome shotgun sequence contains the following coding sequences:
- the LOC112802747 gene encoding heat shock protein 90-5, chloroplastic — MAPVLSRTVVAASSLGCSLPSPSPFTPKRASLITSAFLPPQNGLRRAFSRAGLTWKQQQRQRSDSFTVRCDAAVAEKEEATDVPGEKFEYQAEVSRLLDLIVHSLYSHKEVFLRELVSNASDALDKLRFLSVTEPSLLGDAGELEIRIKPDPDNGTITITDTGIGMTKEELIDCLGTIAQSGTSKFLKALKENKDLGADNGLIGQFGVGFYSAFLVAEKVVVTTKSPRSDKQYVWEADADSSSYVIREETDPEKILRRGTQITLYLRADDKYEFSEPTRIQGLVKNYSQFVSFPIYTWQEKSRTVEVEEEEEPKEGEEPKAEGEKKKTKKTKTEKYWDWELANETKPIWMRQPKEVEKEEYNEFYKKTFNEFLEPLAHTHFTTEGEVEFRSILYVPGMGPLNNEEVINPKTKNIRLYVKRVFISDDFDGELFPRYLSFVKGVVDSDDLPLNVSREILQESRIVRIMRKRLVRKAFDMIQDLSERENKEDYKKFWENFGRFLKLGCIEDSGNHKRLTPLLRFYTSKSEEELKSLDDYVENMGENQKAIYYLASDSLKSAKSAPFLEKLVQKDIEVLYLIEPIDEVAIQNLQTYKEKKFVDISKEDLELGDEDEVKERESKQEYNLLCDWIKQQLGDKVAKVQVSKRLSSSPCVLVSGKFGWSANMERLMKAQALGDSSSLEFMRGRRILEVNPDHPIIKDLNAACKNAPDSDDAKRAVDLLYDTALISSGFTPDSPAELGGKIYEMMALALGGRWGRAEEGDVPVEAESSSDANSGSGESSESEVFEPSEVIAESDPWTTD, encoded by the exons ATGGCTCCAGTTCTCAGCAGAACCGTGGTCGCTGCTTCTTCTCTTGGATGCTCGCTCCCTTCTCCGTCCCCTTTCACACCCAAACGGGCTTCCCTTATCACAAGCGCTTTTCTTCCGCCGCAAAACGGTCTCAGAAGGGCCTTCTCTCGTGCTGGCCTCACATGGAAGCAGCAGCAACGACAGAGGAGCGACAGCTTCACCGTTCGCTGCGATGCTGCCGTTGCTGAGAAAGAAGAAGCTACTGATGTTCCTGGTGAAAAATTTGAGTACCAAGCCGAG gtGAGCAGGTTGTTGGATTTGATTGTTCACAGTTTGTATAGCCACAAGGAAGTGTTCCTTCGTGAACTTGTGAG TAATGCTAGTGATGCTTTGGACAAGTTGAGATTCTTAAGCGTGACCGAGCCTTCTTTGCTTGGAGATGCTGGAGAACTTGAGATACGCATCAAACCTGACCCAGACAATGGGACAATTACCATAAC AGATACTGGCATTGGAATGACAAAAGAAGAGCTCATTGACTGTCTTGGAACAATTGCGCAGAGTGGTacttcaaaatttttgaaggCACTTAAG gaaaataaggatttgggGGCAGATAATGGTTTGATTGGTCAATTTGGTGTTGGGTTTTACTCTGCTTTTCTTGTTGCTGAGAAG GTGGTTGTTACTACTAAGAGCCCAAGATCTGATAAGCAGTATGTGTGGGAAGCTGACGCTGACAGTAGCTCTTATGTGATAAGGGAGGAAACTGATCCGGAAAAGATTCTGCGTCGTGGTACACAGATTACACTCTATTTGAGA GCAGATGACAAGTATGAATTCTCAGAGCCAACCAGGATTCAGGGTTTGGTGAAGAATTACTCACAGTTTGTTTCTTTCCCCATCTATACATGGCAAGAAAAGTCAAGAACCGTGGAG gtagaagaggaagaagagcccAAAGAAGGGGAAGAACCTAAAGCAGAG GGTGAGAAAAAGAAGACAAAGAAGACAAAGACTGAGAAGTATTGGGACTGGGAATTGGCCAATGAAACAAAGCCAATATGG ATGCGGCAGCCTAAGGAAGTTGAAAAGGAAGAGTACAATGAATTCTACAAGAAGACTTTTAACGAGTTCTTAGAACCCCTTGCTCATACTCACTTCACCACTGAG GGTGAAGTTGAGTTCAGAAGTATTTTGTACGTTCCAGGAATGGGGCCTCTTAACAATGAAGAAGTAATAAATCCAAAAACGAAAAACATACGCTTGTATGTCAAGCGTGTGTTTATCTCAGATGATTTTGATGGTGAACTG TTTCCACGTTACTTGAGCTTTGTTAAGGGTGTGGTTGATTCAGATGACCTTCCACTCAATGTTTCCCGGGAGATCCTTCAGGAAAGCAGAATT GTAAGAATAATGAGGAAGAGACTTGTGAGGAAGGCATTTGATATGATTCAAGACCTTTCTGAAAGGGAAAATAAAGAG GACTACAAGAAATTCTGGGAAAACTTTGGTAGATTTTTGAAGTTGGGATGCATTGAAGACAGTGGAAATCATAAGCGCTTAACACCATTGTTGAGGTTTTACACTTCCAAAAGTGAGGAGGAGCTGAAAAGCTTAGATGATTATGTTGAAAACATGGGTGAAAACCAAAAGGCTATCTATTATCTAGCATCTGACAGCTTGAAAAGTGCCAAGAGTGCTCCATTTTTGGAGAAGTTGGTTCAAAAAGATATTGAG GTTCTTTATTTGATTGAACCAATTGACGAGGTTGCCATTCAGAACTTACAAACatacaaagaaaagaaatttgTTGATATCAGCAAAGAAGATTTGGAATTGG GTGATGAGGATGAGGTGAAGGAGAGGGAATCCAAGCAAGAATACAACTTGCTCTGTGATTGGATAAAACAGCAGCTTGGCGACAAGGTTGCAAAAGTTCAAGTGTCTAAGCGCTTAAGCTCATCTCCTTGTGTGCTTGTATCTGGGAAGTTTGGATGGTCTGCAAATATGGAGAG ATTAATGAAGGCACAAGCTCTTGGGGACAGTTCAAGTTTGGAGTTTATGAGGGGGAGGAGAATATTGGAGGTTAATCCAGACCATCCCATCATTAAAGACTTGAAT GCTGCCTGCAAGAATGCTCCCGACAGTGACGATGCAAAGAGAGCGGTCGACCTATTATATGACACAGCACTAATATCTAGTGGATTTACT CCGGACAGTCCTGCCGAGTTGGGAGGTAAGATTTATGAAATGATGGCCCTTGCCCTGGGTGGAAGATGGGGTAGAGCAGAAGAGGGAGATGTACCTGTTGAAGCTGAATCAAGTAGTGACGCTAATTCAGGCTCGGGTGAATCTTCAGAGTCAGAAGTTTTTGAACCTTCTGAAGTCATAGCTGAGAGTGATCCATGGACAACTGATTAG